Part of the Quercus lobata isolate SW786 chromosome 6, ValleyOak3.0 Primary Assembly, whole genome shotgun sequence genome, ATACATCCATGAACCGAACCATTTATGATGACTGAGTACATTACCGAGGTTATGCACTTCATCACCAAATCAATCCAAGACTCATTAAAGCCCATTCTCCTCATTACCTTGTCAATAAAGGACCACTCCACCCTGTCGAAAGCTTTGCTCATATCTAGCTTTGCAGCCATAAAACTATCATTCCCATCTCTTTTACACTTTATATAGTGCATAATCTCATAAGCCACCAAAACATTGTCAGTGATGAGTCGGTTAGCcacaaaagcactttgattCTCTGAAATAATATAAGGAAGAATAGCTTTAAGACGATTAGCCAAAGTTTTAGAAATGAGCttataaacaacattacaaaGGCTAATAGGCCTAAAATCAATCATTCTTAGAGGATTTTTGCATTTTGGCACAAGAGCtatattagttttatttatttcagcCATGGACATTCCAGAATTAAGTACATTCAGCACCACGTTTGTTACATTATTGCCTACAATACtccaatatttttgaaagaaaaatgcagACATACCATCCAGCCTCAATAATGTTTTTACATTCATCATTTCTTGCCCACATAGCTTCAAAGTGAAATCGGCGGGTGTTGGATTGTTTAGGGGCTTTGGGGTCAGCAACATAAAGCACACAATGATCAGAAGTGGAATCCACCAGGTGATTAATTTTTACTTCACTGAACTTATCAATCCAATCAATTGTTGCAAAAGCTCTATCTAATCTTAGATACATCCTGCTGCCACCAGACTGCATATTACACCAGGTGAAATCCGGCCCCAGGTATCCCAAATCTTTGAATCCACAATCATTAACTACTTTCCTAAATTTATCCATCTGGCTCTGTGATCTCTTTGCACCACCAGATTTTTCATCCATAGataaaatctcattaaaatcgCCCATACAAAACCAAGGGAGCTGAAATTGATTCCTTAAGAACTCCAGCAAATTCCAAGACTGCTGTCTCATATGAGATTGGGGGTGACCATAGAAGCCAGTGAAACGccaaataaaattagaggaTTCTTCAGTGATGACAGCATCAATGTGGTGATTGCTGTAACTTTTGATCTCTAAATTTGTATCCCTAGTCCACAGGAGAGCCAACCCCCCACTACGGCCATGACAGGGAACATAGAGCCCATTTGCAAACCCAACTCTATCCTTAATTCTCTCCATTCTGTTTTTTCTAACTTTAGTCTCCGAGAGGAAGACTATTTTGGGACCCCAGCATCGCACAAGATCGTGCAATGCTCAAACTGACCggaggttcccaagcccccggcagttccaTCCTAAGGAATTCATGGCTTCCGACGGTGCTGCACAGCAGCCACCGCCGATATATCAGATTCATCATTTGTACCGAGTTTAACACAATGCACATTAAGAGCAATATCATTCTGAGCTTCATTAGTATCACTATTATTTGCATCATAAGCAATATCACTAACACAATGCACACTAGCATTATCATTATGATAGACACCATGATCAATGCAAACATTACTcccaccttttcttttcttagccGAGTTATCTAAGTTTTCAAGTTCCTTTTCAGAGAGAAGCAAATTAATTTGACGTTTTGTACCTGAGTTTGGGCCGAGTGCTTGCTTCTCCTTTCTTTGGGTAAGGCCTTTCTCACGGGCTATATTTTTTATTCGGAACTGGCCATTAGTTTTTGGAAAAATGCCTAGCAATCACCACAATCATGATTTTTGGTAAACACTTTTCGTTGGGATGGTTCCTATAGATTGGTTGGCAGTTTTGTCGTTTTCTTAACAACCAATAATGTGTATCATTGAATATTTAAAGGACAGAATTTTTCTCCATACTGATTTGGAGGACAGTTACTTCAACTGCTATCTAGTGACACTAGTAAATAATTTGTTGCAACGTTTTCCTTGAACTACTAGAGCAAACCAACGTCTGTGTCTGAAGCTTGATAAGATATTCAAAGGGCAAAAGCATGAATGGGGACTTGGGGGACCCAATAGCTTAACTCAACCATGATGATCAGATGCACGAGTTCTGGTTTGCCAATTAAagattatcaataaaatattgacatagaTACAGAGAGCAACAGCATAAATTAATCGGTATTTTAAAGTTGCAGGGAACTAGCTGCTATGATGCCATGAAATGTCGACATAATAGACTCATAAAATTGAATGAATGCGTTGCCTTTTGTGTTGATTAATGTGGATTGCTTTAACAGAGaaacttaaattttacaaaCACTTCACTGTAGTGAATTTTATATTGCAAGTGAATTGCTCTATATTATGCCTAGCTCCACCTTTGATTTAAGAATGGTGGTTTAAATGACTGTAATAAATAACGTAAAGTTGTGTTATCCCATTTCCTCCCATTGCATGGTGACACGATGTTACGATACACTTTGTTCAGTGGTAGGAAGTCATATGAGGGAATAACTCATTTTCATGGTGCCTCGTCAGTCATGACTTTATTATGGCTTTTTGGCCACTATAGAAGTTTCCTATGAAAATTTCTTGTTGCGTCTTAGGCTGAAATTTTCGAGcaaaatgagtaaaaaaaaaagaaatttataagaaattaatgCAACTTTGAGACATgtataaacacaaattttaaggTATTCAACTGATAATTGCCCCTAGGATTCCATATAATTCACCTCcagaataaaacaaaatcatcaattatagataataattatgaaattcCCTTATAAGAGAATCTCTTACGAATTACTTATTTGATTGGTATAACAAGAAGatcaaaattgtaaaatttcttgGTACACTTCCATTTAAAACACAAACTCACTTCCTTATCACAAGCTACACACTAgatttttaacataaaattgtcttctcatattttattttaggggggCAGTGTTTGTTCCAACTGTATGGCTATCGATTTGAGAGTGAGCATTTCATTGAAACAACTGTATCCAAATCTACCTCCAATGACCTGTTTTGACAAGGCCAACATAGGTTAATGGCTTTTCAATAAGCTTCTTTAGTTAGTAATGCTGAAGCTGTGAAGAACTCCTACGAGGTTTTTGGACTAAGGAAAAGCTAAAAGTACTTTTAGCTTTTCCCTGGCGACCCTTCTCCATTGTGGCTTGTACCAATTTGTGGTTGGTTATGGTTTTTTACtaagaaaaaatttctttaatcaCATTGTGCCATCCTATGAGTGGACACTATGGTAATGAATGGACATCTACAAACTTACCAAGAAAAAAGTAGCCATCTACAAGGAAAGACAGGCATATAAATTATTGTGGAGGGAGTGTCTTGGAGATGACTAAGTTTTTCCTTAGGAACTCTTAAATTTTTCAGTATCTTCATGGACTATCAACAAGAGATTTTGGTGGGAAAAGTTTGTGAGCTCTATGACGAAATTTCAAGCTTAGAAAACCTCAATCCCTCAAAGCATGTTAACACCCTCTTCACTCAACTTGTACTCACTTGTACATCACCATGTCCTATAGATGTTACCAAGCTATGCAAAAGAGTTCTTGAAATCAGGTCTAAGCTGATTAAACTTTGTGGGAAGGCTGAGGGACTTTTAGAAAGCCATTTTTCTACCTTCATTGCATCCCATGACAACCCACTTAACCATATCAGCCTCTTTCCTTACTATTCCAATTACCTCAAACTTGGCCATTTAGAATTCGACATGCTCATCAAGCATTGCAATCAAGTACCCACAAAAGTTGCATTTGTTGGCTCTGGTCCCCTCCCTCTCACCTCGATAGTCTTGGCCTCTTATCACCTTAGGACTACATGCTTTCATAACTATGATATTGACCCTTCGGCAAATTCCAAAGCACTCAACTTGGTTTCATCGGATCCTGACTTGTCAAAGAGAATGTTTTTCCACACTGCTGATGTTATGGAAGTGTCAAATGGCTTAAAGGAATATGAAGTTGTCTTCTTGGCAGCACTAGTAGGCATGGAAAAGGAGGAAAAGGCTCAAGCAATTGATCACTTAGCTAAGCACATGGCTCCCGGAGCTATTCTATTACTCAGGAGTGCACATGGAGCTCGTGCATTCCTCTACCCTGTCATTGATCCCTGTGATCTTCAAGGATTTGATGTTCTATCAGTTTTTCATCCAACGGATGAGGTCATAAATTCAGTAATTATTGCGCGTAAATATTAGTCTACTATATTTACTGGCAAATAATCTGAAATACAAGGTTTTTAATCCCTTAAACCAtgtaaaacaaaagaagaattGACTATTGATCATGAGCAGCTGTATGAATCCTCAGCTTGTGTAAGACTTGATAAGCTTATGTAGGCTTAATAAAAAATCACTCTACATGGCTGTTTTGCACCCTCCTACTTTGAATTTGTAGCCCATAACAGATAGTGAAGAGACCTTGGGAAAGTTCACATACATATAAGTGCTAGCTGTTTCAGTTTGACTGATTGAGCTGGCTTTCTCAATATTATAATTTCACTATTCTGGAATTTAATTCTTCTACTTGTGAAACTATTCTCTTTTATGGCTTCAAGAGaggattttgtttttcttttagtgttattgttgattttattatgattactataactattattatcattatattGATTAGAATTTGTTTCACCTGCCTAGGAAAGGAGAAAAGGCAtttgaattgtcaaaaatttGGCTGTTTTAGTTAATTTGGGAACACTATGGAGGGacacttaaaataaattatagggTTTATTAGTCATCACATAAAGAGATTCACAGTAAATACTGCAAAATACTTTCCTAGGCTTTGTCTGGGTGGAACTTCAAAGctgaaagagaaagaaatggcCTTCCCTTCTCTACCCAACATTTAGGCATTTTCCGTTTGTATTAAGGGTGCAGAAGCTCCCATAGGGACacaagcaaaattttgtttaccCCAAAAGTCCTTCTCGATAAAAAGATGACATGCTAAACTTTTTTTCTCCCATCATACCAAATCTTGTAAACAAAATTCTCTAAGCATCAATCTCCATGTACCTGAAAATTCTTTTCTCACCCTCAGTTGCAACTTGCAACAATAATTTGTATCTCCTGACCCAAGAAAACAACCTCCACTTTAATCTTAAAAGCTTAAACACAATTCTAATTCAGAACCACCTATTCTAATACCATGATAAACTACAACTTGTCCAAAAAGGTTAAGCTGTTAggaaatggtaaatttaatcatttaaccattattctaacaataTGTTAAGTGCTTCATTAAAACAATCTAAGAAAGTTGGCGAATTATTATCAGCTTCAACTTCAACTTTGATGAGCACCATGACACATGGATTGAGATCTCTAAGCATTCTTATTAGATATTCGAAGCAAGTAGGCTGTAGAATTGGGGAATAAACAGCAACAACCTTCACCAGCCTCTGACTTGAAGATATCTTTCTTGACacgtaatttttctttctttggatcCTTTCTTCTTGACCCTCTTCAAAAAGGAATGGCAGAATAGAAAACGCAAAATTCGCCACCTAAACGATGGAAACTAGCATATTTACCTTGGTGTTATATCACATCATGGAGAGACATAAACTTATAGCATTAAACAAGAAAGAGTTCTAATAGTTTTGAACATGATACAAACGATTCCCATAgcaatcctctctctctctctctctctctctctctctctctctatatatatatatatatataacttccAACCACAATAAGACAATGAAATCTAGAGGCTATCAATTAATTGTGAGAGGAAGACTTTCATATTGCTGAAATAGTAAACTTGATAGGTTTTACTACAATAGACACAATAATGACAGATCCCcctttagaaaaagaaatttcacatGATCAAGAAATTgatcataataaatataatattctgagtttaattgacagagttatttttaaaaaatggcaTACAGAAGTCACTCtagtaattaataaagaatTCTCTTTGACCAAAGTTGCTTCGATAGATTTTGGAGTTAACATGAATTGtatacaagaaggattaatatctttaaaatattatgaaaaatcatcatAAAGATTAACTCAGGCTAATGGAGAAAAgttgataattaattataaaatacttaATGTTCACATATGTAATGATGgaatatgttttgaaactatttttgttttaattaaagaccttTCTTCTAAAGTTATTTTAGGAAATCCCTTTATGGCTTTACCTTACCCCTTCTTAACAATAgatgaaggaattaaaactaatgtgtTAGGAAAAGACAtactttttaaattcattttatcACCTATCCTGAAAGAAATGTTTACTCAATAATTCTtccataataaaagaaattgacaAAGAAAGAATTGACAGGAAAAACAGACATTTATTatctttaaagacagaaataatatatgaaagaaTTGCTAATCAATTGGTAGACCCCATAttgaatcataaaataaaattattctaaCAATAGATTGAGACAGAAATTTGTTATAATCTCCCTACAGCTTTTTGGCATAGGCACCGACATATAGTACAATTACCttatgaaaaagattttaatgaaagaaGTATACGTACTAAAGCTAGGGAATAGTAAAGGAAATGATAGAAAGAATGGAAGACAAAACGATAGTACTCTAAAGATAGCTAATAAAGAAACTAGTTCAATACAAACAATATGGAAAAAAGATGTTATGATAGatatataaagagaaaaaggtataataatgaaagaaattgaagaagaaagacaaaaagACAGTCTAATAGACTTAGTCAATAacagaaagagaaaacaaaaaagacataataatgaaattgGTAGACAACCTACCTAATcatttaaaagacaaaaaagactATTCACTAAAATTGAAAGATTCTATAGACATACATATTGCTTGTATTAAATGTAGAAAATATGGGCATCATGTTATAGAAtgtggaaaagaagaaaaaactaagaaagatagagataagaaaagaaagacaaaaaagaaacaagatggAGTAGATATAAAACCAGTAATTCTACAAGATTTAATGACAGAGgcaaaaatggtaaaacaagaaattaataATTCCACAAAcataaatgaacaaaatatagcTGAAATAGTAAACTTGACAAGTTTTCGTATAATAGACATAATAATGACAAATCCCcctttagaaaaagaaatttcacatGATCAAGAAATTGATCATAATAAACTTAATAAAGAAAGGATCTTTAGAACAGAAGACATTTGTCATCTCTAAAGACAGAAAAATCACTTGTTAACCAATTGACAGATAATGTCATAAAGAAGTTTAAACAGGATATAGAGACAAAGATTTATTCTTATTCTCCCACTGCTTTTTTGCATAGGCACCGACATATAGTCCAAACACCTTATGAAAAAGAATTTAGTGGAAAAGATATAAAAGATGGAACTATGCTTACAATTTCTTTTAGTCAATATGAATGGACTGACAGTTTGACAGATATACCAAGCAAGATTGTGATAAATAACATACTCATactttttacaataatttcaaatattcaTACAAAAGATGTTTTAATACAAAAAGTTTTGACAGTCTCCCCTTTACTaattattaaagaaaacaataattgTGATAATTTCTTGAACAAAGATAGAATTAATTTCTTAAACATAACTGACAAAGTTAATCATAAGTCCTTGATATATTCTCCCCAGACTAATATGGTGATTGATGAAAGTTATATAGAGAAGCATTATTTGGCATATTCTCGTAGAATGAGAGATATAGTAAAATATACAAAACAGATAAAATCATGATagattttgtgaattttttgaattctaatCACCCTGTCCTTGACATTGACAGACTTTATTCTGACTAAACTTATGCGACTACCCAGTGAAAGAGCAACGGAGTTGAGAAAGAAGTTTGTTCTACTATATTATACATTTTAaggtttaaaaattattttcttataaaacatTTCATAGGAATTTTACTGAAAGATATTGacagaaaaaattttaaaataaattttaaagaggCTTTGCAAAGAtatgtttattttcaaaatattttttctagaCCTAATGATGTACCAACTAATCCTTTTATCAAAAGCCAATTGCAGACTAATATGTATAAAAGAACttctagaaaagaaaagagcaagGCACCAGCGGTGCGACCTAAACAAATCTGAAAAGCTTTAGTAAAGATTTCGAATAAGCATGAAGGCGTCTCAATTGAGACAACATCCCTTCAAGATTCATTGCTAGtagaggcaatgtattcatgtggtgaaaaaagtgaaattctGCAAGAAGTGCTCTGCACTGATCTTACTTTTCAAAATGGAGAATTTACAAACCttccttttcatattaaattacttcttgataatttcCAAACAGCCTTCACCCTCAAacagaaacccttattccaaagGACCCTtaaggctttggaattacatcttgttagcaccagtgcatttattgaagcacttGGTAgtcaactccctggcaaggaggatggagattcaaaCTCTATAAAGACAGAACCACAGTttctaaaaagctatcttatgggaacaagcatttcaaagctccaccctaagattaAGCAAAAAATGAGACTTGCCATTAGAACCTTACCCCTTGATATTCAATAGAATATACTAACTCATAAATCCATGACCAGTTCCCATGACAGATGGAtgtcttattttaaaattttagtctttACAGTATTTATCAGAACAGAAGACATGACAGATGCCATATGGCTATCTCACAAGGCCACTTGGTATGAAAGTTTTGGAGAAGCAGAAAGAGTTTATGACAGACATCATCCCTATTCTGGATTGCTTATCAACACTGAGACAAAGGATCTAGTGATTTGTGATCCTTTATGGTTGtctgaaatgctagaagcaggATTTATCAGCAAGTTAATCCTAACTTCTGGAATtcagattagtttatttccTAAAGTCATCCAAGAAGTAGCTGCACAaattggaggacttaattatatgaagctTACTATTTGGGGCACCCTCCCAACATGGGATATGGAAGCTTGGCTAGCACACATTTTGGTCCTCATAAGTGATTTTAGTTGTAGCCCTGACTATAACTGGTACACAGGAGACACATATCTATCACTTGATGACCCGTATGCTCTAGCacaagaatggtctaatttcatgggtaataagatttatgaagtacagaaagaattaaatcatg contains:
- the LOC115994087 gene encoding nicotianamine synthase-like, with amino-acid sequence MDYQQEILVGKVCELYDEISSLENLNPSKHVNTLFTQLVLTCTSPCPIDVTKLCKRVLEIRSKLIKLCGKAEGLLESHFSTFIASHDNPLNHISLFPYYSNYLKLGHLEFDMLIKHCNQVPTKVAFVGSGPLPLTSIVLASYHLRTTCFHNYDIDPSANSKALNLVSSDPDLSKRMFFHTADVMEVSNGLKEYEVVFLAALVGMEKEEKAQAIDHLAKHMAPGAILLLRSAHGARAFLYPVIDPCDLQGFDVLSVFHPTDEVINSVIIARKY